The following proteins are encoded in a genomic region of Hyla sarda isolate aHylSar1 chromosome 3, aHylSar1.hap1, whole genome shotgun sequence:
- the LOC130363173 gene encoding zinc finger protein OZF-like isoform X2 has translation MVLIINDRPRMDDARNHMSGRILDLTLEIIYWITGEDYTVVKKSSGECVTPRVSGGRGRSQSPAPEEPPPHSLIHEQKILELTSRITELLTVEVPIRCQDVAVYFSMEEWEYLGGHKDLYADIVMMEDQQPLTSPLDGSSQRNPPERCPRPLYSQDCKEEEQNVPVDHQESDGGTISEPENPESLSVNGEDWMSGSRGHLLSSPHYEDNHSAQANSITPNVTFDLHNSDLATGHQKTSSNRSLIAKQRPGFSRGNIFGKYYKKKKEPLSCSECGKCFRLKANLVEHLSRHSGEKPFSCPECGKRLGTKLGLVRHKRTHTEEKPFLCHECGKNFTQKSGLREHLRSHSGMLPFSCAECGKCFSKKSSFMKHLRIHTGEKPFSCSECGKSFSQKSNLVKHQRSHTGERPFPCLECEKSFSQKSKLMRHLRIHTGEKPYSCSECGKCFSQKSILMKHLRIHTGEKPFSCSDCGKCFSQKSILREHLRSHTGEKPFSCSECGKCFTRKSGYTHHLRTHTEGKPQFSCLECGKCFNNKSSFVNHQRIHTRGKPM, from the exons atgGTCCTTATTATCAATGATCGACCAAGGATGGACGATGCCAGAAACCACATGTCTGGGAGGATATTAGACCTCACCCTGGAGATAATCTACTGGatcactggagag gattacacagtagtgaagaagtcgtcTGGTGAGTGTGTGACCCCCCGTGTGTCAGGAGGGCGGGGCAGGAGCCAGAGCCCCGCCCCTGAGGAGCCTCCACCTCATTCACTGATACAtgagcagaagatcctagaacttacctccaggatcactgagctgctgactgtAGAG gttcctataaggtgtcaggatgtcgctgtctatttctccatggaggagtgggagtatttaggaggacacaaggatctgtacgcagacatagtcatgatggaggatcagcagcccctcacatcaccactgg ATGGATCCAGTCAGAGAAATCCCCCAGAGAGATGTCCCCGTCCTCTATATTCCCAGGATTGTAAAGAGGAAGAGCAGAATGTCCCTGTGGATCATCAG gaaagtgatggtggaacAATAAGTGAACCTGAAAACCCTGAGTCCCTGTCAGTGAATG GTGAAGACTGGATGAGTGGCTCCCGTGGACATCTCCTTTCATCTCCCCATTATGAGGATAACCATTCCGCACAAGCAAATTCTATAACTCCTAATGTAACCTTTGACCTCCACAACAGCGATCTAGCTACTGGTCACCAGAAAACTTCATCTAATCGATCACTGATTGCCAAACAAAGACCTGGCTTTAGTAGGGGGAACATATTTGGGAaatattataaaaagaaaaaagagccgCTTTCATGTtccgaatgtgggaaatgttttaggcTAAAAGCAAATCTTGTGGAACATCTGAGTCGTCATAGtggagagaagccgttttcatgtccTGAATGTGGTAAACGTTTGGGCACTAAATTGGGTCTTGTTCGGCATAAGAGAACTCACACggaggagaagccatttttatgtcatGAATGTGGGAAGAATTTCACTCAGAAATCAGGCCTTAGGGAACATTTAAGAAGTCACTCAGGGATGCTGCCATTTTCTTGTgccgaatgtgggaaatgttttagtaaGAAATCTAGTTTTATGAAACACCTAAGAATTCACacgggagagaagccattttcatgttccgaATGTGGTAAAAGTTTTAgccagaaatcaaatcttgtgaagcatcaaagaagtcacacaggggagaggccGTTTCCATGTTTAGAATGTGAGAAAAGTTTTAGCCAAAAATCTAAACTAATGAGGCATTTAAGaatccacacaggagagaagccatattcatgctcagagtgtgggaaatgttttagccAGAAATCAATTCTTATGAAACATCTAAGaatccacacaggggagaagccattttcatgttcagattgtgggaaatgttttagccAAAAATCAATTCTCAGGGAACATctaagaagtcacacaggagagaagccgttttcatgttcagaatgtggtaaatgttttacccGTAAATCAGGTTATACTCATCATCTGAGAACTCACACTGAGGGAAAGCCTCAGTTTTCATGTcttgaatgtgggaaatgttttaataaTAAATCTTCTTTTGTGaaccatcaaagaattcacacacggGGCAAGCCTATGTAA
- the LOC130363173 gene encoding gastrula zinc finger protein XlCGF26.1-like isoform X1, with translation MVLIINDRPRMDDARNHMSGRILDLTLEIIYWITGEDYTVVKKSSGECVTPRVSGGRGRSQSPAPEEPPPHSLIHEQKILELTSRITELLTVEVPIRCQDVAVYFSMEEWEYLGGHKDLYADIVMMEDQQPLTSPLDGSSQRNPPERCPRPLYSQDCKEEEQNVPVDHQGEIFVLNIESLQESDGGTISEPENPESLSVNGEDWMSGSRGHLLSSPHYEDNHSAQANSITPNVTFDLHNSDLATGHQKTSSNRSLIAKQRPGFSRGNIFGKYYKKKKEPLSCSECGKCFRLKANLVEHLSRHSGEKPFSCPECGKRLGTKLGLVRHKRTHTEEKPFLCHECGKNFTQKSGLREHLRSHSGMLPFSCAECGKCFSKKSSFMKHLRIHTGEKPFSCSECGKSFSQKSNLVKHQRSHTGERPFPCLECEKSFSQKSKLMRHLRIHTGEKPYSCSECGKCFSQKSILMKHLRIHTGEKPFSCSDCGKCFSQKSILREHLRSHTGEKPFSCSECGKCFTRKSGYTHHLRTHTEGKPQFSCLECGKCFNNKSSFVNHQRIHTRGKPM, from the exons atgGTCCTTATTATCAATGATCGACCAAGGATGGACGATGCCAGAAACCACATGTCTGGGAGGATATTAGACCTCACCCTGGAGATAATCTACTGGatcactggagag gattacacagtagtgaagaagtcgtcTGGTGAGTGTGTGACCCCCCGTGTGTCAGGAGGGCGGGGCAGGAGCCAGAGCCCCGCCCCTGAGGAGCCTCCACCTCATTCACTGATACAtgagcagaagatcctagaacttacctccaggatcactgagctgctgactgtAGAG gttcctataaggtgtcaggatgtcgctgtctatttctccatggaggagtgggagtatttaggaggacacaaggatctgtacgcagacatagtcatgatggaggatcagcagcccctcacatcaccactgg ATGGATCCAGTCAGAGAAATCCCCCAGAGAGATGTCCCCGTCCTCTATATTCCCAGGATTGTAAAGAGGAAGAGCAGAATGTCCCTGTGGATCATCAG GGTGAAATATTTGTCCTAAATATCGAATCCTtacaggaaagtgatggtggaacAATAAGTGAACCTGAAAACCCTGAGTCCCTGTCAGTGAATG GTGAAGACTGGATGAGTGGCTCCCGTGGACATCTCCTTTCATCTCCCCATTATGAGGATAACCATTCCGCACAAGCAAATTCTATAACTCCTAATGTAACCTTTGACCTCCACAACAGCGATCTAGCTACTGGTCACCAGAAAACTTCATCTAATCGATCACTGATTGCCAAACAAAGACCTGGCTTTAGTAGGGGGAACATATTTGGGAaatattataaaaagaaaaaagagccgCTTTCATGTtccgaatgtgggaaatgttttaggcTAAAAGCAAATCTTGTGGAACATCTGAGTCGTCATAGtggagagaagccgttttcatgtccTGAATGTGGTAAACGTTTGGGCACTAAATTGGGTCTTGTTCGGCATAAGAGAACTCACACggaggagaagccatttttatgtcatGAATGTGGGAAGAATTTCACTCAGAAATCAGGCCTTAGGGAACATTTAAGAAGTCACTCAGGGATGCTGCCATTTTCTTGTgccgaatgtgggaaatgttttagtaaGAAATCTAGTTTTATGAAACACCTAAGAATTCACacgggagagaagccattttcatgttccgaATGTGGTAAAAGTTTTAgccagaaatcaaatcttgtgaagcatcaaagaagtcacacaggggagaggccGTTTCCATGTTTAGAATGTGAGAAAAGTTTTAGCCAAAAATCTAAACTAATGAGGCATTTAAGaatccacacaggagagaagccatattcatgctcagagtgtgggaaatgttttagccAGAAATCAATTCTTATGAAACATCTAAGaatccacacaggggagaagccattttcatgttcagattgtgggaaatgttttagccAAAAATCAATTCTCAGGGAACATctaagaagtcacacaggagagaagccgttttcatgttcagaatgtggtaaatgttttacccGTAAATCAGGTTATACTCATCATCTGAGAACTCACACTGAGGGAAAGCCTCAGTTTTCATGTcttgaatgtgggaaatgttttaataaTAAATCTTCTTTTGTGaaccatcaaagaattcacacacggGGCAAGCCTATGTAA
- the LOC130363173 gene encoding zinc finger protein OZF-like isoform X3: MEEWEYLGGHKDLYADIVMMEDQQPLTSPLDGSSQRNPPERCPRPLYSQDCKEEEQNVPVDHQGEIFVLNIESLQESDGGTISEPENPESLSVNGEDWMSGSRGHLLSSPHYEDNHSAQANSITPNVTFDLHNSDLATGHQKTSSNRSLIAKQRPGFSRGNIFGKYYKKKKEPLSCSECGKCFRLKANLVEHLSRHSGEKPFSCPECGKRLGTKLGLVRHKRTHTEEKPFLCHECGKNFTQKSGLREHLRSHSGMLPFSCAECGKCFSKKSSFMKHLRIHTGEKPFSCSECGKSFSQKSNLVKHQRSHTGERPFPCLECEKSFSQKSKLMRHLRIHTGEKPYSCSECGKCFSQKSILMKHLRIHTGEKPFSCSDCGKCFSQKSILREHLRSHTGEKPFSCSECGKCFTRKSGYTHHLRTHTEGKPQFSCLECGKCFNNKSSFVNHQRIHTRGKPM, encoded by the exons atggaggagtgggagtatttaggaggacacaaggatctgtacgcagacatagtcatgatggaggatcagcagcccctcacatcaccactgg ATGGATCCAGTCAGAGAAATCCCCCAGAGAGATGTCCCCGTCCTCTATATTCCCAGGATTGTAAAGAGGAAGAGCAGAATGTCCCTGTGGATCATCAG GGTGAAATATTTGTCCTAAATATCGAATCCTtacaggaaagtgatggtggaacAATAAGTGAACCTGAAAACCCTGAGTCCCTGTCAGTGAATG GTGAAGACTGGATGAGTGGCTCCCGTGGACATCTCCTTTCATCTCCCCATTATGAGGATAACCATTCCGCACAAGCAAATTCTATAACTCCTAATGTAACCTTTGACCTCCACAACAGCGATCTAGCTACTGGTCACCAGAAAACTTCATCTAATCGATCACTGATTGCCAAACAAAGACCTGGCTTTAGTAGGGGGAACATATTTGGGAaatattataaaaagaaaaaagagccgCTTTCATGTtccgaatgtgggaaatgttttaggcTAAAAGCAAATCTTGTGGAACATCTGAGTCGTCATAGtggagagaagccgttttcatgtccTGAATGTGGTAAACGTTTGGGCACTAAATTGGGTCTTGTTCGGCATAAGAGAACTCACACggaggagaagccatttttatgtcatGAATGTGGGAAGAATTTCACTCAGAAATCAGGCCTTAGGGAACATTTAAGAAGTCACTCAGGGATGCTGCCATTTTCTTGTgccgaatgtgggaaatgttttagtaaGAAATCTAGTTTTATGAAACACCTAAGAATTCACacgggagagaagccattttcatgttccgaATGTGGTAAAAGTTTTAgccagaaatcaaatcttgtgaagcatcaaagaagtcacacaggggagaggccGTTTCCATGTTTAGAATGTGAGAAAAGTTTTAGCCAAAAATCTAAACTAATGAGGCATTTAAGaatccacacaggagagaagccatattcatgctcagagtgtgggaaatgttttagccAGAAATCAATTCTTATGAAACATCTAAGaatccacacaggggagaagccattttcatgttcagattgtgggaaatgttttagccAAAAATCAATTCTCAGGGAACATctaagaagtcacacaggagagaagccgttttcatgttcagaatgtggtaaatgttttacccGTAAATCAGGTTATACTCATCATCTGAGAACTCACACTGAGGGAAAGCCTCAGTTTTCATGTcttgaatgtgggaaatgttttaataaTAAATCTTCTTTTGTGaaccatcaaagaattcacacacggGGCAAGCCTATGTAA